In the genome of Dickeya fangzhongdai, one region contains:
- a CDS encoding pectate lyase — MADISITLSIPNSGLQGGLGGLGGADRTSNSGLGNNGLSGNKSSSQETKLLEALAIVLAALLSNNGGAQGSGNNPLERSNDALGGNNTLGSNNTLGSNNGAGGAQNGGLGNSQGLGGGQQGQNGLGDLLTKLLDILMPKNGTQGGQGQQGNGLTGGAGGNGGLSGAQGAGGAQGTGGAQGTGGSSGLEGLGKSLLQDTGESALSNGISPTQDGGGQISDNPLLKILLALIAMLMENQKNQFGQPQDGSGGNSGGAAPTSGGGTGGGAAPSVGGGAGGGAAPSVGGGAGGGATPSVGGGAGGGATPSVGGGAGGGATPSVGGGTGGGATPSVGGGTGGGATPTVGGGNATGATGDANSTASTGSAGKAGPVSFPTADNANAIVVNEPIKVGPGEVFDGKGKTYVAGPALGDGGQKEGQKPLFEVADGGSVKNVIFGNNAADGIHLHGDAKIDNVHWTNVGEDALTVKSNTGKPANVNITNSSAQGASDKVFQLNADANFNVDNFKVKDFGTFVRTNGGQQGNWNLNLSNIDAQNGKFSFVKSDSEGLNVKVNNANLDNVNNHYKVPKSTNLQVS; from the coding sequence ATGGCTGACATCAGTATCACACTCAGTATCCCCAACTCAGGTCTGCAAGGCGGGCTGGGCGGTTTGGGCGGCGCGGACCGCACCAGCAACAGCGGGCTGGGCAATAACGGGCTTTCCGGCAATAAATCCTCTTCGCAGGAAACCAAGTTACTGGAAGCGCTGGCGATCGTTCTGGCTGCGCTGCTGAGCAACAACGGCGGTGCGCAGGGAAGCGGCAATAATCCGCTGGAACGCAGCAACGACGCGCTCGGCGGCAACAATACACTCGGTAGTAACAATACACTTGGTAGTAACAATGGCGCAGGCGGCGCGCAGAACGGCGGTCTGGGCAACAGCCAGGGGCTGGGCGGCGGGCAACAGGGTCAGAACGGCCTGGGTGACCTGCTGACCAAGTTGCTGGATATATTAATGCCGAAAAACGGCACACAGGGCGGTCAGGGGCAGCAAGGCAACGGTCTGACCGGCGGCGCGGGCGGCAACGGCGGGCTTTCCGGTGCACAAGGTGCGGGCGGCGCACAGGGAACCGGTGGAGCACAGGGTACGGGCGGTTCATCCGGCCTTGAGGGTCTTGGCAAATCGCTGCTGCAGGACACCGGCGAAAGCGCGCTCAGCAATGGCATCTCCCCTACCCAGGATGGCGGCGGCCAGATCAGCGACAATCCGTTGCTGAAAATTCTGCTGGCGCTGATCGCCATGCTGATGGAAAACCAGAAAAATCAGTTTGGTCAGCCGCAGGACGGCTCAGGCGGCAATAGCGGCGGCGCAGCCCCGACATCAGGTGGTGGTACTGGTGGCGGCGCAGCTCCGTCAGTCGGTGGCGGCGCCGGCGGCGGCGCAGCGCCGTCAGTCGGTGGCGGCGCCGGTGGTGGCGCAACTCCGTCAGTCGGTGGCGGCGCCGGCGGTGGCGCAACTCCGTCAGTCGGTGGCGGCGCCGGCGGTGGCGCAACTCCATCAGTTGGTGGCGGCACTGGCGGTGGCGCAACTCCGTCAGTCGGTGGTGGCACTGGCGGTGGCGCAACGCCAACCGTAGGCGGGGGTAACGCTACCGGCGCCACCGGCGACGCTAACAGTACGGCATCCACTGGCAGCGCAGGCAAGGCTGGCCCCGTGTCGTTCCCCACCGCCGATAACGCCAACGCCATCGTAGTCAATGAGCCGATCAAGGTTGGCCCGGGCGAAGTGTTTGACGGTAAGGGTAAAACCTACGTAGCCGGCCCGGCATTAGGCGATGGCGGCCAGAAAGAGGGGCAGAAACCGCTGTTTGAAGTGGCTGACGGCGGCTCCGTCAAGAACGTGATTTTCGGCAACAACGCGGCTGACGGCATCCACCTGCACGGCGACGCCAAAATCGACAACGTGCACTGGACCAACGTCGGTGAAGACGCGCTGACGGTGAAGAGCAACACCGGTAAACCGGCTAACGTCAACATCACCAACAGCAGCGCACAGGGCGCCTCTGATAAGGTGTTCCAGCTGAATGCCGACGCCAACTTCAACGTCGATAACTTCAAGGTGAAAGATTTCGGTACCTTCGTTCGCACCAACGGCGGCCAGCAGGGTAACTGGAACCTCAACCTGAGCAACATCGATGCGCAGAACGGCAAGTTCTCGTTTGTGAAAAGCGACAGTGAAGGGCTGAACGTGAAGGTCAACAACGCCAACCTGGACAACGTCAACAATCACTACAAAGTCCCCAAATCCACTAATCTGCAGGTAAGCTGA